Genomic window (Paraglaciecola psychrophila 170):
TGAAACATTATTTAACGATGGTAGTAGAATTTAGCCATCTTGATGAAGTATCTAGGGTGTTTTATTAGCTGTAGTTTAGGTAAAAGTAGTAAAACGCACTCTGAAAGTTATAAATAACCTTTGGTAACAGACATAATTTCTTCTAATCTAGTAAATACTTTTATCAAGAAAACTCTTAAAGATAGTCATTGTGATTATTTTTAAATCAAAGCTTAGAGACCAGTCTCTAATATAGTCAAGGTCATGATCTATTCGCTTTTCCATTTTTTCTAGGGTATCGGTTTCACCACGCCAACCATTAACTTGTGCCCAGCCAGTAATTCCGGGCTTGACTTTATGTCGCAGCATGTAACCGCTAATAATAGGCCTATATTCCTCATTATGTGCAACAGCATGAGGACGAGGTCCTACTATTGACATTTTACCTTGTAACACATTGAAAAACTGCGGTAATTCATCTAATGATTTTGAACGAAGAATACCTCCGATTGGAGTTAAGCGGACATCATTTTTCTTGGCCTGAATAACTTGAGCACCATTTTCCATTACTGTCATCGAACGAAATTTCCATACCTTAATGGCTTTTCCATCAATTCCGTAGCGTATTTGTTTAAATAAAACAGGACCAGGTGAAGTGAACTTAACTGCAATACTAATAGCAATGAGCAAAGGAGTAATTAATAGTAAGATAATAGTCGATAAAACTAGATCTTCAATGCGTTTAATAATCGCATTAGTTCCATAAATGGGTGAGTCGTAAATGCTGATGGTTGGGATACCAGCAATAATATCGCTCCTTGAATGCATGAGTTCGAATGTAAAAACATCTGGCACCAGATAAACTGAAGCAGTGGTATCAGCCAGCTCTTTTATTAGCCATTTAATTCGTTGTTCAGCCCGCATTGGCAGCGTAATATAAACTCGGTCAATACAGCCTTGTTTGCACTTTACCACTAATTCCTTTAAATCGCCTTTTCTCTGTATATTGTCAAAGCCTTTGTGGCTCTCAAGATCATCGTAATACCCCTCAAATATAAGTCCATATGATTGATTATTTGAAATTTTACTTAATAGACTTTGACCAAGTGCTCCACCACCCGCTAGAACAAAAGAACGGGCGTTAAAGCCTTTGCTGCGGAAATTAGAAATAACAAGCCGTAAGATAATCCGATAAACGACTAGCGAAAATAATCCAATAAGTGGCCATGCTATCTGGATTTTTTGTGAAAAGTTGGCTAGGGTAGATAAATCTACAATCAAAAAACAAACAAACACCGTCACTAGCCAATTAACTGAAGTTTTCTTTAATTCTTTTAAAATGGATAAACCACGCCAAGAAATATAAAGATCACTTATTTCACTGATAAGTTGAAATAACAATGCAGCCAATATTGTCGCAGTTGTATGTACCAAAACCCATGGTTCATCTAAATAATGGCTAGCTAAAAACAAGCTGCATAAAATAACAGCAATGTCTGATAGCCTTTGAAAAACCGTTATGAACGATTTGTTCGCCTCTAAAACGCCTCTTTTTACAACCATAATTTAACTGCCTATATGTATTTATATTATTTCATTTTATTCGGTACTATACGTGCTTGAAAGCCTTTATAAATTTCATCAGGGCTTTTAAGCAGATAGCCCGTACAATCGCATCATGACATGGGATACCATCCTTAAATGGATGATATTTGCAAACCCAAACCAATTTTACATTCCCATATATTTTAAATTTTTCCTTGCCCTCACTACCTTTCATCACATTGCTAATAGCCAATAACAAAAGATCGAGTAAGTTTTTTGCACCTTGCAATATACTGTTCAGAGA
Coding sequences:
- a CDS encoding undecaprenyl-phosphate glucose phosphotransferase produces the protein MVVKRGVLEANKSFITVFQRLSDIAVILCSLFLASHYLDEPWVLVHTTATILAALLFQLISEISDLYISWRGLSILKELKKTSVNWLVTVFVCFLIVDLSTLANFSQKIQIAWPLIGLFSLVVYRIILRLVISNFRSKGFNARSFVLAGGGALGQSLLSKISNNQSYGLIFEGYYDDLESHKGFDNIQRKGDLKELVVKCKQGCIDRVYITLPMRAEQRIKWLIKELADTTASVYLVPDVFTFELMHSRSDIIAGIPTISIYDSPIYGTNAIIKRIEDLVLSTIILLLITPLLIAISIAVKFTSPGPVLFKQIRYGIDGKAIKVWKFRSMTVMENGAQVIQAKKNDVRLTPIGGILRSKSLDELPQFFNVLQGKMSIVGPRPHAVAHNEEYRPIISGYMLRHKVKPGITGWAQVNGWRGETDTLEKMEKRIDHDLDYIRDWSLSFDLKIITMTIFKSFLDKSIY